One genomic segment of Bradyrhizobium prioriisuperbiae includes these proteins:
- a CDS encoding isochorismatase family cysteine hydrolase: MKTYVYGTRRDLPNGFEDFTDAARSAIISIDMHQGHLADTPDCPCPAPRARDIVEPIDKFHAAARALGVPIIHVKSVLRKGGVDDIAGIPSAWRRTFPLHVGAIPNSDAHAIEGSRWTEFVTRVEPQDLVVAGKKRLSPFFATDLDFLLRQMGARAVILNGGMTDCCVLNAAFDASNLSYRVIVLRDLVRGTDDEMEEAALRMVSLHLGLVMDASDLLDSWSRR, from the coding sequence ATGAAGACCTACGTTTACGGCACCCGGCGTGATCTTCCGAATGGGTTCGAGGATTTCACCGACGCCGCGCGATCCGCGATCATATCCATCGACATGCACCAGGGGCATCTTGCGGATACGCCGGATTGCCCCTGCCCGGCGCCGCGCGCACGTGACATCGTGGAGCCGATCGACAAATTTCACGCGGCGGCCCGCGCCCTGGGCGTGCCGATCATCCATGTCAAATCGGTGTTGCGGAAGGGCGGTGTCGACGACATCGCGGGCATTCCCTCCGCATGGCGCCGCACGTTCCCGCTCCATGTCGGCGCCATTCCCAACTCCGATGCCCATGCCATCGAAGGCTCGCGCTGGACTGAATTCGTGACCCGCGTCGAGCCGCAGGACCTGGTGGTCGCCGGCAAGAAGCGGTTGTCGCCGTTCTTCGCCACCGATCTCGATTTCCTGCTGCGCCAGATGGGCGCCCGCGCTGTGATCCTGAACGGCGGCATGACCGACTGCTGCGTTCTGAATGCGGCCTTCGATGCCAGCAATCTGAGCTATCGGGTGATCGTGCTGCGCGACCTGGTGCGTGGCACCGACGATGAGATGGAAGAGGCGGCGCTGAGGATGGTGTCGCTGCATCTCGGCCTGGTGATGGACGCCTCCGATCTGCTGGACAGCTGGAGCAGGCGCTGA
- a CDS encoding (2Fe-2S)-binding protein, with amino-acid sequence MTRTMKPASADRSADATVDVALTVNGETVRRTVSVRMLLSDFLRHELGLTGTHVGCEHGVCGCCTVLIDGKPGRACLTLAAQANGYSIRTIESVAAADGTLHPVQQAFKECHGLQCGYCTPGMVMNIVGRFEEPQALDLSDDGIRELLSGNLCRCTGYLNIIAAVRRAAELLGRT; translated from the coding sequence ATGACGCGGACCATGAAGCCCGCCAGTGCCGATCGCTCGGCCGATGCCACCGTCGATGTGGCGTTGACCGTCAACGGCGAAACGGTGCGCCGCACTGTCAGCGTGCGCATGCTGCTGAGCGACTTCCTGCGCCATGAGCTCGGCCTGACCGGGACCCATGTGGGCTGCGAGCACGGCGTGTGCGGCTGCTGCACCGTCCTGATCGACGGCAAGCCCGGCCGCGCCTGCCTGACGCTGGCCGCGCAGGCGAACGGATACAGCATCCGCACCATCGAATCCGTCGCCGCCGCGGACGGCACGCTGCATCCGGTCCAGCAGGCTTTCAAGGAATGCCACGGCCTGCAGTGCGGCTACTGCACGCCCGGGATGGTGATGAACATCGTCGGACGCTTCGAGGAGCCGCAAGCGCTCGATCTGTCCGATGACGGCATCCGGGAGCTGCTGTCAGGCAATCTCTGCCGCTGCACCGGATATCTCAATATCATCGCCGCGGTGCGCCGCGCCGCCGAATTGCTCGGGCGAACCTGA
- a CDS encoding ABC transporter permease yields MNDFLINWMANAPVTAVPYALAALGLIVSERSGVLNLTAEGLMLIGALAGAGTCLTLGGHPAIALLAAMAAASLVSLLFAGLVVVLRINQVIAGLAVVFFCQGFTGLIGTLAKWQNKQLTGLAPLKLWPLSEIPAVGRILFTQDPIVYLTVLIFIAVSFLLFRTMLGLRIRAVGENPAAADAAGTSVVLHRILAIVAGSSLIGLAGGYISVVSVKLWVTGMTGGRGWIAVALVVFARWAPWPALWGALLFGCIEALIPHVAAAGIRVPQYLMLMTPYLATLAVMIWVGAKDRSGGREPGALGQPHVREERR; encoded by the coding sequence GTGAACGATTTCCTGATCAACTGGATGGCCAATGCACCGGTGACCGCGGTGCCCTACGCGCTGGCGGCGCTCGGCCTGATCGTGTCGGAACGTTCCGGCGTGCTCAACCTCACCGCGGAAGGCCTGATGCTGATCGGCGCGCTGGCGGGGGCGGGGACCTGCCTGACCCTCGGCGGTCATCCCGCGATTGCGCTGCTGGCCGCGATGGCCGCCGCCAGCCTCGTCTCGCTGCTGTTCGCGGGCCTCGTGGTGGTGCTGCGGATCAACCAGGTGATCGCGGGACTGGCCGTGGTGTTCTTCTGCCAGGGCTTCACCGGCCTGATCGGCACACTGGCGAAATGGCAGAACAAGCAGCTGACCGGCCTCGCCCCGCTGAAGCTCTGGCCGTTGTCCGAGATTCCCGCGGTCGGCCGGATCCTGTTCACGCAGGATCCCATCGTCTACCTCACCGTCCTGATCTTCATTGCGGTGAGCTTCCTGCTGTTCCGGACCATGCTGGGACTGCGCATCCGCGCGGTCGGCGAAAACCCGGCGGCCGCCGACGCCGCCGGCACCAGCGTCGTGCTGCACCGGATCCTCGCGATCGTCGCCGGCTCGTCCCTGATTGGTCTCGCCGGCGGCTACATCTCGGTTGTCAGCGTCAAACTGTGGGTGACGGGAATGACCGGCGGCCGCGGCTGGATTGCGGTCGCGCTGGTGGTGTTCGCGCGCTGGGCGCCGTGGCCGGCGCTCTGGGGCGCGCTGCTGTTCGGCTGCATCGAGGCGCTGATCCCGCATGTGGCCGCCGCCGGCATTCGCGTGCCGCAGTATCTGATGCTGATGACGCCTTATCTGGCGACCCTTGCCGTCATGATCTGGGTCGGCGCCAAGGACCGCAGCGGTGGCCGCGAGCCGGGCGCGCTGGGGCAGCCGCATGTGCGCGAGGAGCGGCGGTAG
- a CDS encoding xanthine dehydrogenase family protein subunit M produces MKPAPFDYVQPASLSEAISVLAAHGDAGKILAGGQSLVPAMNFRLARPSILIDINRLPDLSYVRPDGDRLSIGALTRHAAFHRPVVDGPLGLLLSRVVRHIAHYPIRQRGTFGGSLAHADPASEWCLVAATLGADLVVTSVRGERVIGSRDFFRGTFSTALATDELLTEIRLPALSRDWRVGFYEFSRRAGDFALGMALAALRIDNGIIKDARLGIGGVADRAIRLGQLEGRLIGGPASPDVIDAIAREARESITPTGDIHASPEYRRDLIATAVRRALVEAVA; encoded by the coding sequence TTGAAGCCAGCGCCGTTCGACTATGTCCAGCCAGCCAGCCTGTCCGAGGCGATTTCGGTGCTGGCGGCGCATGGTGATGCCGGCAAGATTCTTGCGGGCGGGCAAAGTCTCGTTCCGGCCATGAATTTCCGGCTGGCGCGGCCGTCGATTCTGATCGACATCAACCGCCTTCCGGACCTGAGTTATGTCAGGCCGGATGGCGACAGGCTCTCGATCGGCGCGTTGACGCGCCATGCCGCGTTCCATCGCCCCGTGGTCGACGGCCCGCTGGGACTGTTGTTGTCCAGGGTGGTGCGGCACATCGCGCATTATCCGATCCGGCAGCGCGGCACCTTCGGCGGCAGCCTGGCGCACGCCGATCCGGCGTCGGAATGGTGTCTTGTCGCTGCTACGCTCGGCGCCGATCTTGTCGTCACCAGCGTGCGCGGCGAACGGGTGATCGGCAGCCGGGATTTCTTCAGGGGCACGTTTTCGACTGCGCTCGCGACGGACGAACTGCTGACCGAGATCCGCCTGCCAGCGCTGTCGCGGGACTGGCGGGTGGGGTTCTACGAGTTCTCGCGGCGCGCCGGCGATTTCGCGCTGGGCATGGCGCTGGCGGCGCTGCGGATCGACAACGGAATCATCAAGGACGCAAGGCTCGGAATAGGCGGCGTTGCGGACCGTGCGATCCGGCTCGGGCAGCTGGAAGGCCGATTGATCGGTGGGCCCGCGTCGCCGGACGTCATCGACGCCATTGCGCGCGAGGCGCGCGAGTCCATCACGCCGACCGGCGACATTCACGCGTCGCCCGAGTATCGCCGCGACCTGATCGCAACGGCGGTCAGGCGTGCGCTCGTGGAGGCCGTGGCATGA
- a CDS encoding ABC transporter ATP-binding protein: MTMALQLVGIRKSFDGALALDGASFESRAGEVHALLGENGAGKSSLMNVAAGLYAPDAGSIVINGSDVALNGPADARRHGIGMVHQHFKLVRPFTVAENVLLANPRPHFSSGIRDIRAAIRKQAADLAFDIDPDRRIDAMTVAEQQQVEIIKVLVGGATILVLDEPTAVLTDAESESLLTTVRRLAAAGTAVVLVTHKLHEVKRFADAVTIMRGGRTVASLDPRRASAEELTELTVGQTAALPERTPHEGGPTRLNVGALTYARGDGRTMLNNTSFHVRAGEIYGIAGVSGNGQSELAEALIGAIEPNSGEIWLDTIGNISHADRSKRRDAAIAAVPADRYAYALAGSLSLADNFAVAHIRSGRYGGVARLNRSAMRREARDAVKDYDVQGVRSVGQKASLLSGGNAQKLVIAREFSRDPQVVVAHSPSRGLDVRACAAVHQRLIAARERGAAIVLISEDLDEILSLSDRIGVMTKGAIVAEFKRPADRQAIGRAMVDHA; encoded by the coding sequence ATGACCATGGCGTTGCAACTCGTCGGCATTCGCAAGTCGTTCGACGGTGCACTGGCTCTCGATGGCGCGTCCTTCGAGAGCCGGGCCGGCGAGGTGCATGCGCTGCTCGGCGAGAATGGCGCCGGCAAATCATCGCTGATGAATGTCGCGGCCGGACTCTATGCCCCCGATGCGGGATCGATCGTCATCAACGGCAGCGACGTTGCCCTGAACGGCCCGGCCGATGCCCGACGGCACGGCATCGGCATGGTCCACCAGCATTTCAAGCTGGTGAGGCCCTTCACCGTGGCGGAGAACGTGCTGCTGGCGAACCCGCGACCGCATTTCTCTTCCGGGATTCGCGATATCCGCGCCGCCATCCGCAAGCAGGCGGCCGACCTGGCCTTCGACATCGATCCGGACCGCCGCATCGACGCCATGACGGTCGCCGAGCAGCAGCAGGTCGAGATCATCAAGGTGCTGGTCGGCGGCGCGACCATCCTGGTTCTGGACGAACCGACGGCTGTGCTGACCGATGCGGAGTCCGAGAGCCTGCTCACGACGGTTCGCCGGCTGGCCGCGGCCGGCACCGCGGTGGTGCTGGTGACGCACAAGTTGCACGAGGTCAAGCGCTTCGCCGACGCCGTCACGATCATGCGCGGCGGCAGGACCGTCGCCAGCCTCGACCCGCGCCGCGCCAGCGCGGAGGAGCTGACCGAGCTGACGGTGGGGCAGACCGCGGCGCTGCCCGAGCGCACGCCGCATGAAGGCGGACCGACGCGCCTCAATGTCGGCGCCCTGACCTATGCGCGCGGCGATGGCCGCACCATGCTGAACAACACCAGTTTCCATGTCCGCGCCGGCGAGATCTACGGCATCGCCGGTGTCAGCGGCAACGGCCAGTCGGAACTCGCCGAGGCGCTGATCGGCGCGATCGAACCGAATTCGGGCGAAATCTGGCTCGACACCATCGGCAACATCAGCCATGCGGACCGCAGCAAGCGCCGCGATGCCGCGATCGCCGCCGTGCCCGCCGACCGTTATGCCTACGCGCTGGCGGGCAGCCTGTCGCTGGCCGACAACTTCGCGGTCGCGCATATCCGTTCCGGCCGTTACGGCGGCGTCGCCCGCCTCAACCGATCGGCGATGCGGCGCGAGGCGCGCGACGCCGTCAAGGACTATGATGTGCAGGGCGTGCGCAGCGTCGGGCAGAAGGCATCGCTATTGTCCGGCGGCAACGCACAGAAGCTGGTGATCGCGCGGGAGTTCAGCCGAGATCCGCAGGTCGTGGTGGCGCACAGCCCGAGCCGCGGGCTCGACGTGCGCGCCTGCGCCGCGGTTCACCAGCGCCTGATCGCCGCGCGCGAGCGCGGCGCCGCCATTGTGTTGATCAGCGAGGACCTCGATGAAATTCTCAGCCTGTCGGACCGCATCGGCGTGATGACCAAAGGCGCCATTGTCGCGGAGTTCAAGCGTCCCGCGGATCGCCAGGCGATTGGGCGCGCGATGGTGGATCATGCATGA
- the cutA gene encoding aerobic carbon-monoxide dehydrogenase large subunit has protein sequence MSTRMFGARVERNVDPKLLRGEGAFVDDIPLPEALHVAFLRSPHARARMRGLDAAAAMRHPGVVAIYTCDDIGALDVEMPLLIPHPSMTNPQTQRPLARGDVHYVGQTIAMVVAVDRYTAEDAAAMIEVDYDPLPVEMDLEKALLDGAPPVHAAVPNNLAAHFVQTSGDPEGAFRGAEHVTRITVQVDRSTAAPMECRAVAARWDAVSGELTVWDGTQAPISVRGGLASVFQLDEDKVRVIAPDVGGGFGQKVLLFYPDELLVPMAAMRLGRPVKYIEDRRENFIGSSQERTQIHTIELAALKTGEVIGLRDVFLHDTGAFIPYGIAVAQVASTSIAGPYRIPNIFVEFKAVYTPTVQVTPYRGCGRPQACFAIERAMDQLAEELGLDRFEIRRRNLIGENQFPYEREGLLFADGLKVTLDSGQYARALGMAAAEVGAGDFTAAQAKALSEGRYLGLGLACYVEGTGLGPYEGGHVKIHPITGKVYVNTGLSNQGQGHDTVFAQIVADQLGVSPQDVIVVEGDTKAFDWGVATFASRAAVVSGNAIHKTAITVRNKVLQAAANMLDVDIDSIELRDSAAWVKGSNRFVPLAAIATASNPLRYAFNKAAQAATQFAPASKHDGPPLAEGQAPGLEATDYYSPSQSTWAYGVHAAIIEVDPGLCTVKIRKYVCIHDCGNMINPMIVEGQVLGGIAQGIGGALYEHLDYQPDGNLANASLMDFLVPYATEIPNISILHLETPSPLNPLGVKGVGEAGCIAVGAVIASGVEDALRSLGAPKFHHVPLSPDMISGALAQAGH, from the coding sequence ATGTCGACACGGATGTTTGGGGCACGCGTCGAGCGCAATGTCGATCCGAAGCTGTTGCGCGGCGAAGGCGCCTTCGTCGACGATATCCCGCTGCCGGAGGCGCTGCACGTCGCCTTCCTGCGCAGCCCGCATGCACGCGCGCGCATGCGTGGTCTCGACGCCGCGGCGGCTATGCGCCATCCCGGCGTGGTGGCGATCTACACCTGCGACGATATCGGTGCGCTCGACGTCGAGATGCCGCTGTTGATTCCACATCCGTCGATGACCAATCCGCAGACCCAGCGCCCGCTGGCACGGGGCGACGTCCATTATGTCGGGCAGACCATTGCGATGGTGGTGGCGGTCGATCGCTACACCGCCGAGGACGCCGCCGCCATGATCGAGGTCGACTACGACCCGCTGCCGGTCGAAATGGATCTGGAGAAGGCCCTGCTTGACGGCGCGCCGCCGGTGCATGCGGCGGTGCCGAATAATCTCGCGGCGCACTTCGTCCAGACCAGCGGCGATCCGGAGGGCGCATTCAGGGGGGCCGAGCACGTCACCAGGATCACCGTGCAGGTGGATCGCTCCACCGCGGCGCCGATGGAATGCCGCGCCGTGGCGGCACGCTGGGATGCGGTGTCCGGCGAACTGACGGTGTGGGATGGAACGCAGGCGCCGATCTCGGTGCGTGGCGGCCTCGCCTCGGTGTTCCAGCTCGACGAGGACAAGGTCCGCGTCATCGCGCCCGATGTCGGCGGCGGCTTCGGGCAGAAGGTGCTGCTGTTCTATCCCGATGAGCTGCTGGTGCCGATGGCCGCGATGAGGCTGGGACGGCCGGTCAAGTACATCGAGGATCGCCGCGAGAATTTCATCGGCTCCTCCCAGGAGCGGACCCAGATCCACACCATCGAGCTCGCCGCGCTGAAGACCGGCGAGGTGATCGGCCTGCGCGATGTGTTCCTGCACGACACCGGCGCATTCATTCCCTACGGCATCGCGGTGGCGCAGGTCGCTTCCACCTCGATCGCCGGTCCGTACCGGATTCCCAACATCTTCGTCGAGTTCAAGGCGGTCTACACCCCGACGGTGCAGGTGACGCCCTATCGCGGCTGCGGCCGCCCGCAGGCCTGCTTCGCCATCGAGCGCGCGATGGATCAGTTGGCCGAGGAGCTTGGCCTCGATCGCTTCGAGATCCGCCGGCGCAATCTGATCGGCGAAAACCAGTTTCCGTACGAGCGCGAAGGCCTGCTGTTCGCCGACGGGCTGAAAGTCACGCTCGACAGCGGCCAGTACGCCAGGGCGCTGGGCATGGCCGCCGCCGAAGTCGGCGCCGGCGATTTCACGGCCGCGCAGGCGAAGGCGCTGTCCGAGGGGCGTTATCTCGGGCTCGGCCTCGCCTGCTATGTGGAGGGCACGGGGCTCGGTCCGTACGAGGGCGGCCATGTCAAGATTCACCCCATCACAGGCAAGGTCTATGTCAACACCGGTCTCAGCAACCAGGGGCAGGGGCATGACACGGTGTTCGCGCAGATCGTCGCCGATCAGCTCGGCGTCAGCCCGCAGGATGTCATCGTGGTCGAGGGCGACACCAAGGCGTTCGACTGGGGCGTGGCGACCTTCGCCAGCCGCGCCGCCGTGGTCAGCGGCAACGCGATCCACAAAACCGCGATCACCGTGCGCAACAAGGTGCTGCAGGCCGCCGCCAACATGCTGGACGTGGACATCGACAGCATCGAGCTGCGCGACTCAGCCGCCTGGGTGAAGGGCTCGAACCGCTTTGTGCCGCTGGCGGCGATCGCCACCGCCAGCAATCCCCTGCGCTATGCCTTCAACAAGGCCGCGCAGGCGGCGACCCAGTTCGCGCCGGCCAGCAAGCATGATGGCCCGCCGCTGGCGGAGGGGCAGGCGCCGGGGCTGGAGGCGACCGATTACTACAGCCCGTCGCAATCCACCTGGGCCTATGGCGTCCACGCCGCGATCATCGAGGTCGATCCCGGCCTGTGCACCGTCAAGATCAGAAAATATGTCTGCATCCACGACTGCGGCAACATGATCAATCCGATGATCGTCGAGGGCCAGGTGCTCGGCGGCATCGCCCAGGGCATCGGCGGCGCGCTGTACGAGCATCTCGACTATCAGCCCGACGGCAATCTCGCCAACGCCAGCCTGATGGATTTCCTGGTGCCTTACGCCACCGAGATTCCCAACATCTCGATCCTGCATCTGGAAACGCCGTCGCCGCTGAATCCGCTCGGCGTCAAAGGCGTCGGCGAGGCCGGCTGCATCGCGGTGGGCGCGGTGATCGCCTCGGGGGTGGAAGATGCGCTGCGATCGCTCGGTGCGCCCAAATTCCACCATGTGCCGCTGTCGCCCGACATGATCTCCGGCGCGCTCGCGCAGGCCGGGCACTGA
- a CDS encoding ABC transporter permease, translating to MHDRLRQPAIPMTPPAVTTTPRRFGRLTLDVRQNVSPWKQAAFVGGSLLIGLVVSVAILAVTGIPPLTLGSELAGVLVAENLRGVLIQAAPLILVGLGASLAFRIGFWNLGIEGQMVFGGIFAAAISIYDIGPPATRLVLMGTAAAIGGMLWVLLAAFLKTRFRVNEIIATLLLNYIAMYFLFHLLYGTWQDAKTAFPQSSPFRPFERLTDIAGGVNSGLLIAIAGVLAAGWLIHLSRIGFYTRFISANPRMARIVNIPVQAVTMSIIAASGACAGLAGFINIASQEGRLTQSFSNGYVFSGVLIAFLSRNDPIVVAVVGFLIAVLFITGQTLQVFYQIPFTMVQMIEAIIVIAVASSEFLIRHRIRWIR from the coding sequence ATGCATGACCGTCTGCGCCAGCCGGCGATTCCCATGACGCCTCCCGCCGTCACCACTACGCCGCGCCGGTTCGGCCGCCTCACGCTCGACGTGCGTCAGAACGTGTCGCCATGGAAGCAGGCCGCGTTCGTCGGCGGCTCGCTGCTGATCGGGCTGGTGGTGTCCGTCGCCATTCTCGCTGTCACCGGCATCCCGCCGCTGACGCTGGGAAGCGAACTCGCCGGCGTGCTGGTCGCCGAGAACCTGCGCGGCGTGCTGATCCAGGCCGCTCCGCTGATCCTGGTCGGGCTGGGGGCGAGCCTCGCGTTCCGGATCGGCTTCTGGAATCTCGGGATCGAAGGCCAGATGGTCTTCGGCGGCATCTTCGCCGCCGCGATCTCGATCTACGACATCGGCCCGCCCGCCACACGGCTGGTGCTGATGGGAACGGCCGCCGCGATCGGCGGCATGCTCTGGGTGCTGCTGGCGGCCTTTCTCAAGACGCGATTCCGGGTCAACGAGATCATCGCGACATTGCTGCTGAACTACATCGCGATGTATTTCCTGTTTCACCTGCTGTACGGCACCTGGCAGGATGCCAAGACGGCGTTTCCGCAATCGTCGCCGTTCCGCCCGTTCGAGCGGCTCACCGACATCGCAGGCGGCGTCAACAGCGGTCTCTTGATCGCGATCGCCGGCGTGCTGGCCGCGGGCTGGCTGATTCATCTCAGCCGGATCGGCTTCTACACCCGTTTCATCAGCGCCAACCCGCGCATGGCGAGGATCGTCAACATTCCGGTGCAGGCAGTGACGATGAGCATCATCGCGGCCTCCGGCGCCTGCGCCGGCCTTGCCGGCTTCATCAACATCGCGAGCCAGGAGGGCCGGCTGACGCAGTCCTTCTCCAACGGCTATGTGTTTTCCGGCGTGCTGATCGCCTTCCTGTCGCGCAACGATCCGATCGTGGTCGCGGTGGTCGGCTTTTTGATCGCGGTGCTGTTCATCACCGGCCAGACGCTGCAGGTGTTCTACCAGATCCCGTTCACGATGGTGCAGATGATCGAAGCGATCATCGTCATCGCCGTCGCATCCTCGGAATTCCTGATCCGCCATCGCATTCGCTGGATACGTTAG
- a CDS encoding BMP family ABC transporter substrate-binding protein, producing MRWTAIPVLAAALTGGAAIAYAAGFTLPAPPKIAFLYFMDKSDGGWTQAFEEARVKVEKSMGLQMPFVEGVPEVAGQITPAAERFIQRGYNVIIGTAFGYSDTFKELSQKYPKVAFLNASGTTNGSNLESFYGRTYESQYLCGMVAGGMSKTGKLGFVAAHPIGPVNWTINAYEMGAQKMNPKATVTVVFTGAWNDPVKERAAAQAMADQGIDVIGQHVDTPTPQIVAQERGIYGTGHHRDFREFAPKATLCSSVWTWDHFLTPELKKVAAGNWEPNPYGAFPGIKDGGTDIACCNTVVPKDVVDKVMAERDAIIAGKKIFTGPIKDAAGTERVAANASLDDAGLWKMDWYIPGVITQK from the coding sequence ATGCGATGGACTGCCATCCCCGTTCTTGCGGCTGCCCTGACCGGCGGTGCCGCGATCGCCTATGCAGCAGGCTTCACGCTGCCGGCTCCGCCGAAAATCGCCTTCCTGTACTTCATGGACAAATCCGACGGCGGCTGGACGCAGGCCTTCGAAGAGGCTCGCGTGAAGGTCGAAAAGTCGATGGGGCTGCAGATGCCTTTCGTTGAAGGCGTTCCGGAAGTCGCAGGCCAGATCACGCCGGCGGCCGAGCGTTTCATCCAGCGCGGCTACAATGTGATCATCGGCACCGCCTTCGGCTATTCCGACACCTTCAAGGAGCTCTCGCAAAAGTATCCGAAGGTGGCGTTCCTCAATGCGTCCGGCACCACCAACGGCTCCAACCTCGAATCCTTCTACGGCCGCACCTATGAGAGCCAGTATCTGTGCGGCATGGTGGCCGGCGGAATGTCGAAGACCGGCAAGCTCGGCTTCGTGGCGGCGCATCCGATCGGCCCGGTGAACTGGACCATCAACGCCTATGAGATGGGCGCGCAGAAGATGAACCCGAAAGCCACGGTGACCGTGGTCTTTACCGGCGCCTGGAACGATCCGGTCAAGGAACGCGCGGCGGCGCAGGCGATGGCCGACCAGGGCATCGACGTCATCGGCCAGCATGTCGACACCCCGACGCCGCAGATCGTGGCGCAGGAGCGCGGTATTTACGGCACCGGACATCACCGCGATTTCCGCGAGTTCGCACCGAAGGCGACGCTGTGTTCGTCGGTCTGGACCTGGGATCACTTCCTGACGCCGGAACTGAAGAAGGTCGCGGCCGGCAACTGGGAACCGAACCCCTATGGCGCGTTCCCCGGCATCAAGGATGGCGGCACCGATATCGCCTGCTGCAACACGGTGGTTCCGAAGGATGTGGTCGACAAGGTGATGGCCGAGCGCGATGCCATCATCGCCGGAAAGAAGATCTTCACCGGGCCGATCAAGGACGCGGCGGGCACCGAGCGCGTTGCGGCCAACGCATCGCTTGACGATGCCGGCCTCTGGAAGATGGACTGGTATATTCCAGGCGTGATCACCCAGAAATAA